Genomic segment of Thermithiobacillus plumbiphilus:
GGACATGGGCGCGCCAATCCTGGAGCCCGCCCGCATTCCGTTTCGCGCGGCCGGGCAGGCCCTGCGCTATCCATTGAAAATCGCAGATCAGCTCATTGAAATCGGCGCGGTGTCGATGGGCAACCCCCACGCGGTTTTGCTGGTCGAAGGAGTAGCGCAGGCGCCCGTGCAATCCTGGGGGCCGATCATCGAGCGCCATGCCGACTTCCCGGAAAGGGTGAATGTCGGATTCATGGAACGCGTCGCCCCGGATCATATTCGTCTGCGGGTCTGGGAGCGCGGCGCCGGTGAAACCCTGGCCTGTGGCACCAATGCCTGCGCGGCCGTGGTGGTAGGCCGGCTCTGGTCCCTGCTGGCCTCCAAGGTGCGTGTCAGTCTGCCCGGTGGAGACCTTCTCATCCGCTGGGAAGGGCCGGGCCAGCCGGTCTGGATGACCGGGCCCGCGGTCACCGTCTTCGAAGGGACATGGCGCACGGATACCGCAAGGAGAATGCATGCGACAGGAAATGCTGACCCGGATTCACGAATTGCTGCAGGTGCCGCAGGGAGAACTCGAATTCCTGAATAAGCTCAGCGACGAGGAGGGCAACATCCTCGCGCAACATCTGGCCCAGGTGAGTCTGCACTGCCGGCCGGAAATATATACCGACAGACATTGGGAGGACGATTGACTTTGCGGGTGGAAGGGGAAGCAGTTGAAGATGCGAAAGTACTGGAATTTCTACAGATCCACCGGGATTTCTTTCAGCAACATCCCGAAGTCCTGCTCGATCTGAACCTGCCCCATGTGGGGCGGGAAGGGGCGGTATCCCTGATCGAACGGCAGGTCGCGCTCCTGCGGGAGCGCAACGCGCAACTGGAAACCCAGTTGCAATCCCTGCTGGAAGTGGCCCGGGAGAATGACCGCCTGAGCGAGCGCATGCACCACTTCGCCCAGGGACTGCTGGAAGCCGATGATCTCGATGCCAGCATCGACGCCATCCTGACCCGGCTGTCGGAAGACTTCCGGGTGGAGTATGTCTCCATGCGTTTGCTCAAGCCAGCGTGGATGAGTGAGCCCACACGTCAGGAATGGCTGGCTCAGGACCAGCTTGCGCCTTTTCTAGACCTCCTGCCGCTGGGACGGCCCAAGGTGGCGGTGATGCTCGATGATGCCAGGAAGGAACTGCTCTTCGGGCGGGCAGCGCAACTGGTCCATTCCCTGGCCATCCTGCCCCTGCATGCCGGTTCTCCCCTGGGAATCATTGCCCTGGGCAGCCGGGATCCGGAACGCTACAGTCCGAAATCCGGTACCCTGGTGCTGGGCCGGCTCGGCGAACTGGCCACGGCGGGCATTGCCAAATGGCTGCGCCAGGCTGCCTGAACGTCAAGTCGCCCCAAGGCGGGGCAGGACACCCTGACGGATCTGCTTTCGGGCATTTCCGGTAACCGGCTTGCCGGCATCCCGGGAATGCCCCTTGGCAGGGCCGCGCAAGCTGTGCCACTATTTTCCTTTTGCGATTGCATCAGGAGACAGCGATGGCCACGGAATGGACGGCACCCCTGCATGGCACCACAATCCTGTCCGTGCGGCGCGGTGGACAGGTGGCGCTGGGCGGCGATGGGCAGGTGAGCCTCGGCAATACGGTGATGAAGGCCAATGCGCGCAAGGTTCGCCGTCTGCACAACGGCAAGGTGCTGGCGGGTTTCGCCGGTGCCACGGCGGATGCCTTCACGCTGTTCGAGCGCTTCGAGGCCAAGCTGGAGCAGTATCGCGGCAATCTGACCCGGGCGGCCGTGGAACTGACCAAGGACTGGCGCACCGATCGCGTGCTGCGCCGCCTGGAGGCCCTGCTGGCGGTGGCGGACCATGAAAGCTCGCTGATCATCACCGGCAATGGCGATGTGCTGGAGCCCGAGCAGGGCATCATCGCCATCGGTTCGGGCGGGCCCTTTGCCCTGTCGGCTGCCCGCGCCCTCTACGAGAACACCGATCTGCCGGCCCGCGCCATCGTCGAGCAGGGCTTGAAAATCGCCGGCGACATCTGCATCTATACCAATCAGAACCATACCATCGAGGAGCTGTGAGTCCGGCAGGGACACCCCTGCGCAATCAGCCATCCTCCCTGTATCACGAGAGACCTCACCATGTCCGAAATGACCCCCCGCGAGATCGTCCAGGAGCTGGACAAATTCATTGTCGGCCAGGCGGAGGCCAAGCGGGCCGTGGCCATCGCGCTGCGCAACCGCTGGCGGCGTTCCCAGGTGGCCCTGGGCCTGCGCGAGGAGATCACGCCCAAGAACATCCTGATGATCGGGCCCACCGGGGTGGGCAAGACCGAGATTGCCCGCCGCTTGGCCAGCCTGGCCCGGGCACCTTTCATCAAGGTCGATGCCACTAAGTTCACCGAAGTGGGTTATGTCGGGCGTGACGTGGAATCCATCATTCGCGATCTGGTGGATCTGGCGATCAACATGACCCGTGGCGAGGAGACCGTGCGGGTGCGCCAGCAGGCCGAGGAGCAGGCCGAGGAGCGGGTGCTCGACATTCTGTTGCCGGGGCCGCGGGATCCCTATGCGCCGCGCCAGGACGAGAGCGGCACCCGCCAGAAATTTCGCAAGATGCTGCGCGAAGGCCAGCTCGACAGCAAGATCATCGAGGTCGAGCTGAGGGCGCCCAAGGTCGGTGTGGAGATCATGGCGCCGCCCGGCATGGAGGAGATGACCAGCCAGTTGCAGGAAATGTTCTCCAACATGGGCCCGCAGCGCACCAAGACGCGCAGCGTCTCCGTGCGGGACGCGCTGAAGCTCCTGGCCGAGGAGGAAGCGGCGAAACTGGTCAACGAGGACGAGATCAAGCAGCGCGCCCTGGAGCGGGTGCAGTCCCACGGCATCGTCTTCATCGATGAAATCGACAAGGTGGCATCAAAGGGTGGCGAATCGCGCGGCCCGGACATCTCGCGCGAGGGCGTGCAGCGCGACCTGCTGCCACTGGTGGAGGGCAGCACGGTCAGCACCAAGCATGGCATGGTCAAGACCGACCACATCCTCTTCATCGCCTCGGGCGCCTTTCATCTCTCCAAGCCCGCCGACCTCATTCCGGAGCTGCAGGGCCGCTTGCCCATCCGGGTGGAGCTCAAGAGCCTGGACGTGGAGGACCTGGTGCGGATTCTCACCGAGCCGGAGGCCGCGCTCACGCGCCAGTACCAGGCCCTGATGGCGACCGAGGGCGTGACGCTCAGCTTCACCGAGGATGGCGTGCGCCGGCTGGCCGAGATCGCCCAGCAGGTGAACGAGCGGGTGGAGAACATCGGC
This window contains:
- the dapF gene encoding diaminopimelate epimerase, translating into MSLTGLRFSKMHGLGNDFVVIDGLRQQVRLSADDIRLLADRRFGVGCDQVLLVEASQDPRADFRYRIFNADGGEVQQCGNGARCFARFVRDQGLTRKDAIPVETLSGLITLHVQQDGQVRVDMGAPILEPARIPFRAAGQALRYPLKIADQLIEIGAVSMGNPHAVLLVEGVAQAPVQSWGPIIERHADFPERVNVGFMERVAPDHIRLRVWERGAGETLACGTNACAAVVVGRLWSLLASKVRVSLPGGDLLIRWEGPGQPVWMTGPAVTVFEGTWRTDTARRMHATGNADPDSRIAAGAAGRTRIPE
- a CDS encoding DUF484 family protein; translated protein: MTLRVEGEAVEDAKVLEFLQIHRDFFQQHPEVLLDLNLPHVGREGAVSLIERQVALLRERNAQLETQLQSLLEVARENDRLSERMHHFAQGLLEADDLDASIDAILTRLSEDFRVEYVSMRLLKPAWMSEPTRQEWLAQDQLAPFLDLLPLGRPKVAVMLDDARKELLFGRAAQLVHSLAILPLHAGSPLGIIALGSRDPERYSPKSGTLVLGRLGELATAGIAKWLRQAA
- the hslV gene encoding ATP-dependent protease subunit HslV; the encoded protein is MATEWTAPLHGTTILSVRRGGQVALGGDGQVSLGNTVMKANARKVRRLHNGKVLAGFAGATADAFTLFERFEAKLEQYRGNLTRAAVELTKDWRTDRVLRRLEALLAVADHESSLIITGNGDVLEPEQGIIAIGSGGPFALSAARALYENTDLPARAIVEQGLKIAGDICIYTNQNHTIEEL
- the hslU gene encoding ATP-dependent protease ATPase subunit HslU: MSEMTPREIVQELDKFIVGQAEAKRAVAIALRNRWRRSQVALGLREEITPKNILMIGPTGVGKTEIARRLASLARAPFIKVDATKFTEVGYVGRDVESIIRDLVDLAINMTRGEETVRVRQQAEEQAEERVLDILLPGPRDPYAPRQDESGTRQKFRKMLREGQLDSKIIEVELRAPKVGVEIMAPPGMEEMTSQLQEMFSNMGPQRTKTRSVSVRDALKLLAEEEAAKLVNEDEIKQRALERVQSHGIVFIDEIDKVASKGGESRGPDISREGVQRDLLPLVEGSTVSTKHGMVKTDHILFIASGAFHLSKPADLIPELQGRLPIRVELKSLDVEDLVRILTEPEAALTRQYQALMATEGVTLSFTEDGVRRLAEIAQQVNERVENIGARRLHTVMERLLEEISFEASDQAGQSVTVDAEYVGAHLGNLVQDQDLSRYIL